A region from the Mesorhizobium sp. J8 genome encodes:
- a CDS encoding dicarboxylate/amino acid:cation symporter, translating to MLTPQVQSASSAPRKPFYARLYVQVLAAIALGIALGHFYPGVGESLKPLGDAFIKLVKMVIAPVIFLTVSTGIAGMNDLQKVGRVAGKAMVYFLTFSTLALIVGLVVSNVIQPGAGLNIDAASLDVQAVGAYAAKAHEQSVTGFLMNIIPVTIVGAFADGDILQVLFFSVLFGIALAMVGETGKPVRSFLQALSAPIFELVGILMKAAPLGAFGAMAFTIGKYGIGSVVNLAMLVGTFYITAFLFVFVVLGAVCRYNGFSILSLIRYIKEELLLVLGTSSSEAALPFLMEKMEKAGAKRSVVGLVIPTGYSFNLDGTNIYMTLAALFIAQATNTDLSLSDQILLLLVAMLSSKGAAGVTGAGFVTLAATLSVIPSVPVAGMALILGIDRFMSECRALTNVIGNAVATLVVARWEGELDQAQLEAAFAGHQLAATLAGQSPVAHAPSEVTSLQLVKSPGRAQAQHNQAADPKQGRAD from the coding sequence ATGTTGACCCCACAAGTCCAAAGCGCAAGTTCCGCGCCACGCAAACCCTTCTATGCCCGGCTTTACGTGCAGGTGCTTGCTGCCATCGCCCTCGGCATCGCACTCGGACATTTCTATCCGGGGGTAGGCGAGAGCCTGAAGCCGCTTGGTGATGCTTTCATCAAGCTCGTCAAGATGGTCATCGCACCGGTGATCTTTTTGACCGTTTCGACCGGCATCGCCGGCATGAACGATCTCCAGAAGGTCGGCCGGGTTGCCGGCAAGGCGATGGTCTATTTCCTCACCTTCTCGACGCTCGCGCTGATCGTTGGCCTCGTCGTCTCCAATGTCATTCAACCTGGCGCCGGCCTTAACATCGATGCGGCCTCGCTCGACGTCCAGGCCGTGGGTGCCTATGCCGCAAAGGCCCACGAGCAGTCCGTGACAGGCTTCCTGATGAACATTATCCCGGTCACGATTGTCGGTGCCTTCGCGGATGGCGACATCCTGCAGGTCCTGTTCTTCTCGGTTCTGTTCGGCATTGCGCTGGCCATGGTCGGAGAGACGGGCAAGCCCGTCAGATCCTTCCTCCAGGCGCTCTCCGCACCCATCTTTGAGTTGGTCGGTATTCTGATGAAAGCTGCCCCGCTCGGCGCGTTCGGGGCCATGGCATTCACGATCGGCAAATACGGTATCGGCTCGGTGGTCAATCTCGCGATGCTGGTCGGGACGTTCTACATAACAGCCTTCCTGTTCGTGTTCGTGGTTCTCGGCGCGGTCTGTCGTTACAACGGCTTCTCGATCCTTTCCCTCATCCGCTACATCAAGGAAGAGCTGCTGCTGGTTCTTGGAACGTCCTCCTCGGAGGCCGCGCTGCCCTTTCTCATGGAGAAAATGGAGAAGGCCGGCGCCAAGCGTTCGGTCGTGGGCCTCGTCATCCCGACCGGATATTCCTTCAATCTGGATGGCACCAATATCTATATGACGCTGGCGGCCCTCTTCATCGCCCAGGCCACGAACACCGATCTTTCACTCAGCGATCAGATCCTGTTGCTCCTCGTCGCGATGCTTTCCTCGAAGGGGGCAGCGGGGGTCACCGGTGCCGGCTTCGTCACACTGGCCGCCACTCTCTCCGTAATACCGTCGGTTCCAGTGGCTGGTATGGCACTGATCCTCGGCATCGACCGCTTCATGTCCGAGTGCCGGGCCCTTACCAATGTCATCGGGAACGCCGTGGCGACGCTCGTGGTCGCCCGTTGGGAAGGCGAGTTGGACCAAGCGCAGTTGGAAGCCGCCTTTGCGGGACATCAGCTCGCCGCCACATTGGCCGGTCAATCACCTGTCGCGCACGCGCCAAGCGAGGTCACATCGTTGCAACTTGTTAAATCGCCTGGGCGCGCACAAGCACAGCACAATCAAGCCGCAGACCCCAAGCAGGGACGCGCGGACTGA